A section of the Xiphias gladius isolate SHS-SW01 ecotype Sanya breed wild chromosome 10, ASM1685928v1, whole genome shotgun sequence genome encodes:
- the LOC120795309 gene encoding neuroblast differentiation-associated protein AHNAK-like has product MPTFKLPKFGGPTPQASVEVPDLDKDIQVEGADLQLPEAKAEVKLPDFEIKEAVGSISVTQVTMAESDEKVKKTSWTLPKFSFSKTSIKGSEADVNLDTPKVDVTLPEAETEIHPPDIDIKDSSSISVEGAPATEHDAKLKKPRFSLPKFSFSKQSTPELEVDVSLPEVDVSLPEGILEVKPPEVELEPPEGDAELDGQESKFKMPKFGISVPKVKEPVIDLSLSKKDIDVKLPAAKAEVPLPDVKIKQTSAKVEIKTPETEAQPGNVEGSALKFKMPTFTLPKFGAATPKVSVQAPDVNKDIKIDGAKLEVPKEGATVDVEAPIIDTKGLSLDVKAKGSELEGSRSKSKMPHLDISVPEVKGPEVDLSLSKKGVDFTLPEAKSEVTLPSVEVKEPEGAISVPDEPTVEVEAKLKRPTWTFPKFSFSRTGGKSPDVDVNLETPKDDVTSPEAKTEVCLPDVEVKGPLGVISMEEPPAAELDANLKKPKFSLPRFSFSKSSVTAPEDSAEPPRVDISLPEGEVKIKQPDMEIKAPELEEELDVQGSKFKLSKFGIALPKAKGPEVDLNASQKDVDVTLPEVKAEVKLPEVEVKESSASVETEAKSKDVVGSQLKFKMPTLKMPKFGGATYDVTVEAPDADKVEADGAKVKEDVTLSIKAPAVAIKTDTPKAAILDSETPKTETDGLGHISPSKFKLPLFKIPKLSFSRPKPEDECAPGDNECKEDQADIEVKPEEDSKSPKLTLTSFGEILKNIDVEFDVSKTEKVVENLETLNKVPETSEPSEKKSEAKEKETKTKQDTTKSPERTGWFKFPKFGLSSPSEPAKISEKDKCKDEKSPVAETGDEEISPTCSIQSSDAFADISSTMTSEHVGLSLSSPTKVTVKYSDPDATTGHRELHSNIITSTTRTGMISVEPNLPEKITILSPGVSSSSEDTLRLDSGKIHVVTSNIQATPESHHAKLLTAVQVQSAGGSPLKSEANEAASWTVEDSQSGKRTVFERHLVRQTSSERSESKETIVVTKHITHIFDSSEPISGETASSIQRLKDSVHSDKMRFFDGAKK; this is encoded by the coding sequence ATGCCAACATTCAAATTACCCAAATTTGGAGGTCCTACTCCACAGGCCAGTGTGGAAGTACCTGATTTGGACAAAGACATTCAAGTGGAAGGAGCAGATTTACAATTACCAGAAGCAAAAGCTGAAGTCAAACTTCCTGATTTTGAAATCAAAGAGGCTGTGGGTTCAATTTCAGTAACACAGGTGACAATGGCAGAGAGTgatgaaaaggtgaaaaagacAAGCTGGACATTgccaaaattttcattttcaaagacaaGCATTAAGGGCTCTGAAGCTGATGTCAACCTTGATACCCCAAAAGTTGATGTTACACTACCAGAGGCCGAAACAGAAATACATCCTCCAGATATTGACATCAAAGATTCCTCAAGTATTTCAGTGGAGGGGGCACCTGCTACAGAACATGATGCCAAGTTGAAAAAGCCAAGGTTTTCATTAcccaaattttcattttcaaagcaaagtACACCAGAGCTTGAAGTTGATGTCAGTCTCCCAGAAGTTGATGTTTCTCTACCAGAAGGAATTCTGGAAGTCAAACCACCTGAAGTAGAGCTTGAGCCACCAGAAGGGGACGCAGAATTAGATGGGCAGGAAAGCAAGTTTAAAATGCCAAAGTTTGGCATTTCAGTGCCAAAAGTAAAAGAGCCTGTAATCGATTTGAGCTTATCAAAGAAAGATATAGATGTCAAACTCCCAGCGGCCAAAGCTGAAGTTCCGCTTCcagatgttaaaataaaacaaacgtCTGCCAAAGTGGAAATTAAAACTCCTGAAACTGAAGCTCAACCAGGTAATGTTGAAGGATCAGccttaaaatttaaaatgccaACATTCACATTACCCAAATTTGGAGCTGCTACTCCAAAGGTCAGTGTGCAAGCACCTGATGtgaacaaagacattaaaattgACGGCGCAAAGCTGGAAGTACCTAAAGAGGGAGCTACAGTGGATGTCGAGGCACCCATCATTGACACTAAAGGCCTATCTCTAGATGTGAAAGCTAAAGGAAGTGAACTCGAAGGATCAAGAAGCAAGTCTAAAATGCCACATTTAGACATCTCAGTGCCCGAAGTTAAAGGACCTGAAGTTGATTTAAGTCTATCAAAGAAAGGAGTAGATTTCACATTACCAGAAGCTAAAAGTGAGGTCACACTGCCTAGTGTTGAGGTCAAAGAACCTGAAGGTGCCATTTCAGTGCCAGATGAACCTACAGTTGAGGTTGAAGCCAAGTTGAAACGACCAACCTGGACATTTCCAAAATTTTCGTTTTCCAGAACAGGTGGTAAATCCCCTGATGTTGATGTCAACCTTGAAACACCCAAAGATGATGTTACATCACCAGAAGCCAAAACAGAAGTCTGTCTACCAGATGTTGAAGTCAAAGGACCTTTGGGGGTTATTTCAATGGAAGAGCCACCTGCTGCAGAACTTGATGCAAACTTGAAAAAACCTAAATTTTCATTAcctagattttctttttcaaagtcAAGTGTTACGGCACCCGAAGACAGCGCTGAGCCTCCACGTGTTGATATTTCTCTTCCAGAAGGAGaagtaaaaatcaaacaacCAGATATGGAAATTAAAGCTCCTGAGCTTGAAGAGGAACTTGATGTACAAGGAAGCAAGTTCAAATTGTCAAAGTTTGGCATTGCACTACCAAAAGCAAAAGGACCTGAAGTTGATTTAAACGCATCACAGAAAGATGTAGACGTCACACTGCCAGAAGTTAAAGCAGAGGTCAAACTCCCTGAGGTTGAAGTCAAGGAATCTTCAGCTAGTGTGGAGACTGAAGCAAAGTCAAAAGATGTTGTAGGATcacaattaaaatttaaaatgccGACACTGAAAATGCCGAAATTTGGAGGTGCTACCTATGATGTCACTGTAGAAGCACCTGATGCAGACAAAGTGGAAGCTGATGGAGCTAAAGTTAAGGAGGATGTTACTCTCAGTATCAAGGCTCCAGCTGTTGCTATTAAAACCGATACACCCAAAGCAGCAATATTGGATTCTGAAACGCCAAAGACTGAGACTGATGGCTTGGGTCATATATCTCCAAGTAAATTCAAACTGCCATTATTTAAAATCCCGAAGCTGAGTTTCTCAAGACCCAAACCTGAAGATGAGTGTGCCCCTGGTGATAATGAATGCAAAGAAGATCAGGCAGATATAGAAGTCAAGCCGGAAGAAGACTCTAAATCACCAAAGTTGACTTTGACATCATTTGGTGAGATCCTCAAGAATATTGATGTGGAATTTGATGtttcaaaaacagagaaagtggTAGAAAACCTTGAAACCTTAAACAAAGTTCCTGAAACAAGTGAACCCAGTGAAAAGAAGTCAGAGGCaaaggaaaaggagacaaaaacCAAGCAAGATACAACCAAAAGTCCTGAGAGGACAGGTTGGTTTAAATTCCCCAAATTTGGACTGTCCTCCCCATCAGAACCTGCCAAGATTTCTGAAAAAGACAAGTGCAAGGATGAAAAGAGCCCAGTAGCGGAAACAGGGGATGAAGAAATAAGCCCCACCTGTTCTATCCAGTCATCAGATGCCTTTGCTGATATTAGCTCTACAATGACAAGTGAGCATGTTGGCCTGTCCTTATCCTCTCCAACCAAGGTCACTGTGAAGTACTCTGATCCTGATGCTACTACAGGGCACAGAGAGCTACACAGCAACATCATTACTTCCACCACGAGGACTGGAATGATCTCGGTTGAGCCCAATTTGCCCGAGAAAATCACCATTCTGTCACCTGGAGTTTCGTCTTCATCAGAAGACACACTCAGACTGGATTCTGGAAAAATACATGTCGTTACATCAAATATACAAGCAACTCCAGAATCACATCATGCCAAGTTACTAACTGCTGTCCAAGTCCAATCAGCTGGAGGCTCCCCCCTGAAATCAGAGGCTAACGAAGCTGCGTCGTGGACTGTTGAAGATTCACAAAGCGGCAAGAGAACGGTCTTTGAGAGGCACTTGGTCAGGCAGACATCAAGCGAAAGAAgtgaaagcaaagaaacaatCGTTGTGACGAAACATATTACACACATATTTGACTCTTCTGAGCCCATCTCAGGTGAGACAGCCTCATCCATACAACGACTGAAAGACTCTGTGCACTCTGACAAAATGAGGTTCTTTGATGGAGCTAAGAAGTGA
- the LOC120795594 gene encoding protein LBH-like — MSPMMDREGRGGTSIRRVTPDLQLPDPKERAAGMAEGTVAAGSGSHPDICGMTEVMNSLEPGTEDFSGGGAGGDQGPIFPDTHERYPKLSKRLPSIVVEPTDSAEVESGELRWPPDEPSSPDAQTERQSAEGQTADEEQASVGVDEEASGAEMQDSN; from the exons ATGAGTCCCATGATGGACAGAGAGGGCAGAGGAGGAACGTCAATCCGCCGGGTCACGCCAGACCTGCAGCTCCCAGATCCCAAAGAGCGGGCGGCGGGCATGGCAGAGGGGACGGTGGCCGCGGGCTCCGGCTCTCATCCGGACATCTGCGG GATGACCGAGGTGATGAACTCTCTGGAGCCCGGGACGGAGGACTTCAGCgggggaggagcaggaggagaccAGGGCCCA ATCTTCCCGGATACCCATGAAAGGTATCCAAAGTTGTCTAAGAGGCTGCCCTCCATCGTGGTGGAGCCGACGGACAGTGCCGAGGTGGAGAGCGGCGAGCTCCGCTGGCCGCCGGACGAGCCGAGCTCTCCGGACGcccagactgagagacagagtgcAGAGGGACAAACTGCAG ATGAGGAGCAGGCGAGTGTCGGCGTGGATGAAGAGGCTTCAGGGGCGGAGATGCAGGACTCCAACTGA